In Osmerus eperlanus chromosome 17, fOsmEpe2.1, whole genome shotgun sequence, a single genomic region encodes these proteins:
- the LOC134037881 gene encoding uncharacterized protein LOC134037881 isoform X2, with the protein MPGSSRCFLVLSITILLHMSDGFSGDDDRYVSSQHHLSDSPVLVYRHVDSEGQERALDLGALPMVWGRRRAQGQHGAWQSGNQAEIGEQERSLGLDLPGVWRERDHGGPGGWERRGLGKGGPGSWVERHRETLGAESRARLAKLMPAALLESRFRQAPSGRGGISLLAHAEPEVHVEHAPVSARHLVTVMILSVL; encoded by the exons ATGCCGGGAAGTAGCCGATGTTTCCTCGTTTTATCGATAACAATTTTGCTTCACATGTCAG ATGGGTTCTCTGGGGACGATGACCGTTATGTGAGCTCTCAGCACCACCTCTCAGACAGCCCAGTCCTGGTCTACCGCCATGTGGACTCAGAGGGCCAGGAAAGGGCCCTGGACCTGGGGGCTCTACCTATGGTCTGGGGTCGGAGGAGGGCCCAGGGCCAGCATGGGGCCTGGCAGTCTGGAAACCAAGCAGAAATCGGTGAACAGGAACGAAGCCTGGGGCTGGATTTGCCAGGAGTCTGGAGGGAAAGGGACCATGGCGGacctggaggctgggagaggagaggcctggGCAAGGGGGGTCCTGGATCCTGGGtggagagacatagggagaccTTGGGTGCAGAGTCCCGTGCCAGGCTGGCCAAGCTGATGCCCGCAGCATTGCTTGAGTCCAGGTTCCGGCAGGCTCCGAGTGGGCGTGGCGGGATCAGCCTCCTGGCACACGCGGAGCCCGAGGTGCACGTGGAGCACGCCCCTGTCTCTGCTCGCCACCTCGTCACCGTG
- the LOC134037729 gene encoding tetraspanin-8-like produces MGQVSPCLKSLFIFFNVLFAIVGGVFFLLAILSQVVVSHENTQFQSYTTGVIVLYVIGGVTVALAVLGAYGAHKEKRIPLIVFMSILLGGGLILMRFAIPSAMMRSQLNGSMEKAFREMLPLDEASENTIALTNKIQFSLQCCGWFSYEDWRGKVPESCSCQTVAEEEEGLCQSISYKALFRINSKMIYNKPCFPIILKYTAMLLDIGLGVMFGFSALALLGALVSGILLHQMRVSSPRSTLIFNVPTFSAQPPKYTELFNSAEK; encoded by the exons ATGGGTCAAGTTAGTCCGTGTCTGAAAAGCCTGTTCATTTTCTTCAATGTCCTTTTTGCG ATTGTGGGAGGAGTGTTCTTCCTCTTGGCTATCCTGTCCCAGGTCGTTGTCTCCCATGAGAACACTCAG TTTCAGAGCTACACCACTGGGGTGATCGTTCTGTATGTGATTGGAGGGGTTACCGTGGCATTGGCTGTCCTCGGAGCCTATGGTGCTCACAAAGAGAAGAGGATCCCCCTCATCGTG TTCATGTCCATCCTGTTAGGTGGAGGTCTAATTCTCATGCGTTTTGCCATACCGTCTGCTATGATGCGGTCCCAG CTGAATGGAAGTATGGAGAAGGCTTTCCGGGAAATGTTGCCACTGGATGAGGCTTCTGAAAATACCATTGCCCTCACTAACAAGATCCAGTTCAGT TTGCAGTGTTGCGGCTGGTTCAGCTATGAGGACTGGCGGGGGAAAGTTCCAGAATCCTGCTCCTGTCAGACCgtggccgaggaggaggagggactctGCCAGAGTATCAGCTACAAG GCGCTGTTCAGAATAAACTCCAAGATGATCTACAATAAG CCCTGCTTCCCTATCATTCTGAAGTATACTGCAATGTTGCTTGACATCGGCCTGGGCGTCATGTTTGGCTTCTCTGCTCTGGCG CTGCTGGGAGCGTTGGTGTCGGGCATCTTGTTGCACCAGATGAGGGTCTCCTCTCCCAGGTCCACTTTGATCTTCAATGTCCCAACCTTCTCTGCCCAGCCACCCAAATACACTGAGCTCTTCAACTCTGCAGAGAAGTAG
- the LOC134037730 gene encoding CD63 antigen-like codes for MAGGRIYVRGLCITVNVLLLIFGGFLLIVSLAYSLKQTIELEQRDASLGVLVFNAFGPLTVLLSIVGVYAAYKDRKWVLILYAGCLTVEWIALIIIAVPLIHVQPKILEDRFENVVPLYNADANIQRELNKLQAWDQCCGLQGYSDWEDQIPESCLCVQQTNSSDSPCQAVEIYILHNETRRETQELHVHTKPCGPILKTHMDFLIQVMIGLISAFATIMIAAIVLSLVLGLEKMWSSSSGEATLNDSSERVKHQLSPQALP; via the exons ATGGCTGGAGGGAGAATCTACGTGAGAGGACTGTGCATCACAGTAAACGTCCTGTTGCTG ATCTTTGGTGGATTTCTCCTAATTGTAAGCTTGGCTTACAGCTTAAAACAAACCATTGAG TTGGAGCAGAGAGATGCATCTCTGGGTGTGTTGGTGTTCAATGCGTTTGGACCGCTGACGGTACTGCTCTCCATAGTGGGAGTGTATGCAGCCTacaaagacaggaagtgggtcCTGATTCTG tATGCAGGCTGCCTAACTGTTGAGTGGATTGCTCTCATAATAATTGCGGTTCCTCTGATCCATGTTCAACCCAAG ATCTTGGAGGACAGGTTTGAGAATGTGGTGCCCCTCTACAACGCTGATGCCAACATCCAGAGAGAGCTCAATAAACTGCAGGCCTGG GACCAGTGCTGTGGGCTGCAGGGCTACTCTGACTGGGAGGATCAGATACCCGAGTCCTGCCTCTGTGTCCAGCAGACCAACTCCTCAGACAGCCCCTGCCAAGCTGTAGAG ATCTACATACTGCACAATGAAACCAGACGAGAGACACAAGAGCTACACGTGCATACCAAG CCCTGTGGACCCATCCTGAAAACACACATGGACTTCCTCATCCAGGTCATGATCGGCCTCATCTCTGCCTTCGCCACGATCATG ATTGCAGCCATCGTGCTGTCtctggtgctggggctggagaAGATGTGGAGCTCTTCTTCAGGCGAAGCAACGCTAAACGACAGCTCTGAGAGAGTCAAGCACCAGCTCAGCCCACAGGCTCTGCCCTGA
- the LOC134037883 gene encoding tetraspanin-8-like: protein MAVNKCIKYLLFLFNLLFWISGCIILGVSIYLKVSKDGNKITNEVVPGIDLLIAIGVIIMVLGFLGCCGAIKENRCLLLLFFIGLLVIFVLLLAAGILGAVGEDKSKEWIKTRFEKLLPLRDQDASVQTDLQKLEEEGKCCGLINGPQDWGKTVPSSCNCKDTAQNCTLTDGRKVYSTPCIKFVTSFMEKHAVVALAIAFAVAVLMLFGMAFAMTLYCQIGKVNASSA, encoded by the exons ATGGCTGTTAACAAGTGCATCAAGTACCTCCTCTTCCTATTCAACCTGCTCTTCTGG ATAAGCGGATGCATAATTCTTGGTGTATCCATCTACCTCAAAGTGAGCAAGGATGGAAACAAG ATAACGAATGAGGTTGTTCCAGGAATTGACCTGCTCATTGCCATCGGTGTCATAATCATGGTACTGGGATTCCTGGGCTGCTGTGGAGCCATAAAGGAAAACCGCTGCCTACTCCTACTG tTCTTCATCGGGCTGCTTGTCATCTTCGTCCTGCTGCTGGCTGCAGGAATCCTGGGCGCTGTTGGAGAGGACAAA TCGAAAGAGTGGATAAAGACGCGCTTTGAGAAGCTGCTACCTCTGAGGGACCAGGACGCCAGTGTCCAGACTGACctgcagaagctggaggaggag GGGAAGTGCTGTGGTCTGATCAACGGCCCTCAGGACTGGGGCAAAACAGTGCCCTCCTCGTGCAACTGCAAGGACACGGCCCAGAACTGCACGTTGACAGATGGACGTAAGGTCTACTCCACG CCCTGTATAAAGTTTGTGACATCCTTCATGGAGAAGCATGCTGTTGTGGCTCTGGCCATCGCTTTTGCTGTTGCCGTACTCATG CTGTTTGGAATGGCCTTTGCCATGACTCTGTACTGCCAGATAGGGAAGGTGAACGCCAGCTCTGCGTAG